The following coding sequences lie in one Amycolatopsis cihanbeyliensis genomic window:
- a CDS encoding DUF6802 family protein, producing the protein MWVDESGGTDTADTTGTPDEMTVTVEGEDYTADVNFDINEDGVDDTALIEREDGSVQAFVDVDSDGDADEYVQLDADGNLVTHAAYDETSGDWVSVEPGDTGDPGGTDTDTQTGSDGGMTADMPDGEVEVGPATVDTNQDGVNDTAVVQDESGNTIGFTDVDGDGDADVAVVIDESGESTTYEHTGDGQWTEVEGAGRAAGESDAASDAAWGGGQQPVEGVARIDSATGQWISQN; encoded by the coding sequence GTGTGGGTCGATGAGAGCGGCGGAACCGACACCGCTGACACCACTGGCACCCCGGACGAGATGACCGTCACCGTGGAGGGTGAGGACTACACGGCCGACGTCAACTTCGACATCAACGAGGACGGCGTCGACGACACCGCGCTGATCGAGCGGGAGGACGGCAGCGTCCAAGCGTTCGTGGATGTCGACAGCGACGGGGACGCCGACGAGTACGTCCAGCTCGACGCGGACGGCAACCTCGTCACCCACGCGGCGTACGACGAGACCAGCGGTGACTGGGTGTCGGTCGAGCCCGGTGACACCGGCGACCCCGGCGGCACGGACACCGACACCCAGACCGGCTCGGACGGCGGGATGACCGCGGATATGCCGGATGGCGAGGTCGAGGTGGGGCCTGCCACGGTCGACACCAACCAGGACGGCGTGAACGACACCGCGGTGGTGCAGGACGAGTCGGGCAACACGATCGGGTTCACCGATGTGGACGGCGACGGCGATGCCGATGTCGCGGTCGTGATCGACGAGAGCGGCGAGTCGACCACCTACGAGCACACCGGCGACGGGCAGTGGACCGAGGTGGAGGGCGCCGGCCGCGCGGCGGGCGAGTCCGATGCCGCGAGCGACGCCGCCTGGGGCGGCGGCCAGCAGCCCGTCGAGGGCGTGGCCCGGATCGACTCGGCCACCGGCCAGTGGATCAGCCAGAACTGA
- a CDS encoding LLM class F420-dependent oxidoreductase yields the protein MTARPFRFGVTMLAPAARAEWVDKCRKAEELGYDVLGVADHLGMPPPFPSLVLAAEVTERVRLCTYVLNAGFYNPALLAREVAGTDQFVGGRLELGIGAGYVRSEFESAGLPFPGGGARVGHLERTVTALRGMFAAEEHRPRPARPSGPPLMIAGQGDRVLRLAARHADVIGFSGTVAGNDVAPPVFAPAEVVAERTEFARAALGERAAEVEFNIIVFRVVPGRDRREALERLSADMPNLSMRQLEEVPTALAGTPEQMAEQLRAARERFGFSYLTVLEPSMTDFAPVIELLR from the coding sequence ATGACTGCGCGACCGTTCCGTTTCGGCGTGACCATGCTGGCCCCCGCCGCGCGCGCCGAGTGGGTGGACAAGTGCCGCAAGGCCGAGGAGCTCGGCTACGACGTGCTCGGGGTGGCCGACCACCTCGGGATGCCGCCGCCGTTCCCCTCACTGGTGCTCGCCGCGGAGGTCACCGAACGCGTCCGGCTGTGCACCTACGTGCTGAACGCCGGTTTCTACAACCCCGCGTTGCTGGCCCGCGAGGTGGCAGGTACCGACCAGTTCGTCGGGGGCAGGCTGGAGCTCGGCATCGGCGCGGGCTACGTCCGGTCCGAGTTCGAGTCGGCGGGCCTGCCGTTCCCCGGCGGCGGTGCGCGGGTCGGCCATCTCGAACGCACCGTCACCGCGCTGCGCGGGATGTTCGCCGCCGAGGAGCACCGGCCGCGGCCCGCGCGACCGTCCGGTCCGCCGCTGATGATCGCGGGCCAGGGCGATCGGGTGCTGCGGCTGGCGGCGCGGCACGCCGACGTGATCGGGTTCTCCGGGACGGTGGCGGGCAACGACGTCGCGCCGCCGGTGTTCGCGCCGGCCGAGGTGGTCGCCGAGCGCACCGAGTTCGCCCGCGCGGCACTGGGCGAGCGGGCGGCCGAGGTCGAGTTCAACATCATCGTCTTCCGGGTCGTGCCGGGACGGGACCGCCGCGAGGCATTGGAGCGGCTGTCCGCCGATATGCCGAACCTCAGCATGCGGCAGCTCGAGGAGGTGCCCACCGCGCTGGCCGGTACCCCGGAGCAGATGGCCGAGCAACTGCGGGCCGCGCGCGAGCGGTTCGGCTTCAGCTACCTCACCGTGCTGGAGCCGAGTATGACCGACTTCGCCCCGGTCATCGAACTGCTGCGGTGA
- a CDS encoding Nramp family divalent metal transporter — MSSDVGHDEVAVPVGWRARLRQIGPGIMAAATGVGAGDLVATMVAGSRFGYTLLWAVLVGAIFKIALAEAVGRWHLTSGRTLLSGWRTLGKWVLVYFGAYAVVWGFVYGATAMSASGLPLNALFPAISVRYWAMLCGVLGFLLVWFGRYTLIEKVMTAFVGIMFVTVVGTAVLVAPNLLDAAGGFVPRLPEGSFVYVLGLVGGVGGTITMAAYGYWTMAKGWRSSRWLSMMRLDNTVGYVTTGIFVVAMLIVGSELLLGRGIVDGDEGLLMLGGILAADYGEWARIPFLIGFFAVTFSSLIGVWNGVSLLFADWWRTWRLPASAPEESPADYDRKAGVRSTVYRGYVLWLTFPPMALLFLDRPFQLTVAYGVLGALFMPFLAGTLLVLLNSRRLGPEGRSRWLSNGLLTVCLVMFGYLAVDRLIGLFS; from the coding sequence ATGTCGAGCGACGTTGGGCACGATGAGGTGGCCGTCCCGGTGGGCTGGCGGGCGCGCCTGCGCCAGATCGGTCCGGGAATCATGGCCGCGGCCACCGGTGTGGGCGCGGGGGACCTGGTGGCCACGATGGTCGCCGGGTCGCGGTTCGGGTACACCCTGCTCTGGGCGGTGCTCGTCGGCGCCATATTCAAGATCGCCCTCGCCGAGGCGGTCGGCCGCTGGCATCTGACCTCCGGCAGGACGCTGCTGTCCGGCTGGCGCACGCTCGGCAAGTGGGTGCTGGTCTACTTCGGCGCCTACGCCGTGGTCTGGGGGTTCGTCTACGGCGCCACGGCAATGTCCGCGTCCGGGCTGCCGCTGAACGCGCTTTTCCCCGCGATCTCGGTGCGGTACTGGGCGATGCTCTGCGGGGTGCTGGGCTTCCTGCTGGTCTGGTTCGGCCGCTACACGCTGATCGAGAAGGTGATGACGGCATTCGTCGGCATCATGTTCGTGACCGTGGTCGGCACGGCCGTGCTGGTCGCGCCGAACCTGCTGGACGCGGCGGGCGGGTTCGTGCCCCGGTTGCCGGAAGGCTCCTTCGTGTACGTGCTCGGCCTGGTCGGCGGGGTCGGCGGCACGATCACCATGGCCGCCTACGGCTACTGGACGATGGCCAAGGGCTGGCGCTCCTCGCGGTGGCTGTCGATGATGCGGCTGGACAACACGGTCGGCTACGTCACCACCGGGATCTTCGTGGTCGCCATGCTGATCGTCGGGTCCGAGCTGCTGCTGGGGCGAGGCATCGTGGACGGCGACGAGGGTCTGCTCATGCTCGGCGGCATCCTGGCGGCCGACTACGGCGAGTGGGCGCGGATCCCGTTCCTGATCGGCTTCTTCGCGGTGACCTTCAGCTCGCTGATCGGTGTCTGGAACGGGGTGAGCCTGCTGTTCGCCGACTGGTGGCGTACCTGGCGGCTGCCCGCGAGCGCGCCGGAGGAGTCGCCTGCGGACTACGACCGTAAAGCGGGCGTGCGCAGCACGGTCTACCGCGGATACGTGCTGTGGCTGACCTTCCCGCCGATGGCGCTGCTGTTCCTCGACCGGCCGTTCCAGCTCACCGTGGCGTACGGGGTGCTCGGCGCGCTGTTCATGCCCTTCCTCGCCGGCACCCTGCTGGTGCTGCTGAACTCGCGCAGGCTCGGCCCGGAGGGCCGCTCCCGCTGGCTGTCCAACGGGCTGCTCACCGTCTGCCTGGTGATGTTCGGCTACCTCGCCGTCGACAGGCTGATCGGCCTGTTCAGCTAG
- a CDS encoding SigE family RNA polymerase sigma factor: MPRSTTPYDGEFSQYFAARVHSLRSTAYLLCGDWHRAEDITQAALLRLYLAWPRLSRRDALDAYARRVVVRTFLAENRRLWRWRERLVGEHVETAVPPATAERDHEQRMLLRSALAAVPPRQRAVLVLRYWDDLSVEETAAALRCSPGTVKSQTARGLATLRQRLGPYLDALSLAGEERR, encoded by the coding sequence GTGCCCCGTTCCACCACGCCGTACGACGGCGAGTTCAGCCAGTACTTCGCCGCTCGAGTGCACTCGTTGCGCTCGACGGCGTACTTGCTGTGCGGTGACTGGCACCGGGCGGAGGACATCACGCAGGCGGCACTCCTGCGGCTGTACCTGGCCTGGCCTCGCCTTTCCCGCCGCGACGCGCTGGACGCCTACGCGCGGCGCGTCGTGGTGCGTACCTTCCTCGCCGAGAACCGGAGGCTGTGGCGGTGGCGGGAGCGGCTGGTCGGCGAGCACGTCGAGACCGCGGTGCCGCCGGCGACCGCGGAGCGGGACCACGAGCAGCGGATGCTGCTGCGTTCCGCGCTGGCCGCCGTGCCGCCCCGGCAGCGGGCGGTGCTGGTGCTGCGGTACTGGGACGACCTCAGCGTCGAGGAGACCGCGGCCGCGCTGCGCTGCTCCCCTGGCACGGTGAAGAGCCAGACCGCGCGAGGGCTCGCCACCCTGCGGCAGCGGCTCGGCCCGTACCTCGACGCGCTGTCGTTGGCCGGTGAGGAAAGGAGGTGA
- a CDS encoding alpha/beta hydrolase yields MKRTRLAVLIPAMAGTLLAGVTPALAEPADELPPNSTNIPARYANQVLAWHPCTEDELPGPPPPGAEDIECATFNAPRNWNRVDDKIDVSIAVSRLKATGGEATASVLTNPGGPGAPGRMFPARLRNQPKLREHQEIIGFDPRGTGESTNITCGGAIGTGDSLDPRNRHPRNLNLILQATKYAAHSCQHLSGELGPLINTHQTVRDIDLLRLLLDRGKINWVGYSAGTWLGAHYATTFPDRTGRFVLDSATEFTTTWQKSFDWQPLGFERRWRQDFLPWMARYDSVYHFGTTGEQARQTYEDVRAALAERPVEVDGERVGPNELDSTIAGSLYSKRSFIGLAEHLVNVRTLIEGGASAQQQATAAREVKAKNPDTEITGPQPLRVPTDYDDAYDASFWTIPCNEGPWEGNRRSVIRQSERLGEQYPLLGWGWLIQPCIFWKNKPIDLPEVDGEGVPPVLIVQSVHDPATPIEGAQRAHRAFEGSRMLTITDEGDHGIYAGGNACADNVVERYLVDGVVPEDTSCPGLPLPVPPGA; encoded by the coding sequence ATGAAACGTACGCGCCTCGCCGTGTTGATCCCGGCGATGGCGGGCACCCTGCTGGCCGGAGTCACTCCGGCGCTCGCGGAGCCGGCGGACGAACTTCCGCCGAACTCCACGAACATCCCCGCCCGCTACGCGAACCAGGTCCTTGCCTGGCATCCCTGCACCGAGGACGAGTTGCCCGGCCCGCCGCCACCGGGCGCGGAGGACATCGAGTGCGCGACCTTCAACGCCCCGCGCAACTGGAACCGGGTGGACGACAAGATCGACGTGTCCATCGCGGTGAGCAGGCTCAAGGCCACCGGCGGTGAGGCGACCGCCAGCGTGCTGACCAACCCGGGCGGCCCCGGCGCGCCCGGCCGGATGTTCCCCGCGCGGCTGCGGAACCAGCCGAAGCTGCGTGAGCACCAGGAGATCATCGGCTTCGACCCGCGCGGTACCGGGGAGAGCACCAACATCACCTGCGGGGGCGCGATCGGCACCGGCGACTCGCTGGACCCGCGCAACCGGCACCCGCGCAACCTGAACCTCATCCTGCAGGCGACCAAGTACGCGGCCCACTCCTGCCAGCACCTTTCCGGTGAGCTCGGGCCATTGATCAACACCCACCAGACGGTCCGGGACATCGACCTGCTGCGCCTGCTGCTCGACCGAGGCAAGATCAACTGGGTCGGGTACTCCGCGGGCACCTGGCTGGGCGCGCACTACGCGACCACCTTCCCGGACCGCACCGGCCGGTTCGTGCTGGACTCGGCGACCGAGTTCACCACCACCTGGCAGAAGTCCTTCGACTGGCAGCCGCTCGGCTTCGAGCGCCGCTGGCGGCAAGACTTCCTGCCGTGGATGGCAAGGTACGACTCGGTGTACCACTTCGGCACCACCGGGGAGCAGGCAAGGCAGACCTACGAGGACGTACGTGCCGCGCTGGCCGAGCGGCCGGTGGAGGTCGACGGCGAGCGGGTCGGCCCGAACGAGCTGGACTCCACCATCGCCGGCTCGCTGTACAGCAAGCGGTCCTTCATCGGCCTTGCCGAGCACCTGGTGAACGTGCGCACGCTGATCGAGGGCGGCGCCTCGGCTCAGCAGCAGGCCACGGCGGCCAGGGAGGTCAAGGCGAAGAACCCGGACACCGAGATCACCGGCCCGCAGCCGCTGAGGGTGCCGACCGACTACGACGACGCCTACGACGCGAGCTTCTGGACCATCCCGTGCAACGAGGGCCCGTGGGAGGGCAACCGGCGCAGCGTGATCCGGCAGTCCGAGCGGCTCGGCGAGCAGTACCCGCTGCTCGGCTGGGGCTGGCTGATCCAGCCGTGCATCTTCTGGAAGAACAAGCCGATCGACCTGCCGGAGGTGGACGGCGAGGGCGTGCCGCCGGTGCTGATCGTGCAGTCGGTGCATGACCCGGCCACCCCGATCGAGGGCGCCCAGCGGGCGCACCGGGCGTTCGAGGGTTCCCGGATGCTGACCATCACCGACGAGGGCGACCACGGCATCTACGCGGGCGGCAATGCCTGCGCGGACAACGTGGTGGAGCGCTACCTTGTGGACGGCGTCGTTCCGGAGGACACGAGCTGCCCTGGGCTGCCGCTACCGGTGCCACCGGGCGCCTGA
- a CDS encoding phosphoenolpyruvate carboxykinase (GTP) translates to MTAVAIPGLSSAPTTHSRVLSWVREVAELTTPDRVVWVDGSEAEAARLNAELVEAGTFVPLKSKPNSYWAASDPTDVARVEERTFICSQDEADAGPTNNWMHPDEMKATMTELYRGCMRGRTMYVIPFCMGPLGDDKPKLGIEITDFAYVVASMRVMTRMGAAALEKFVDDDGNEREFVPALHSVGAPLEPGEQDVPWPCNDTKYITHFPEERMIWSYGSGYGGNSLLGKKCYSLRIASVMARDEGWLAEHMLILKLISPENKAYYIAAAFPSACGKTNLAMLQPTVPGWRVETLGDDIAWMRFGEDGRLYAVNPEAGFFGVAPGTNWHTNPNAMRTIDQGNSVFTNVALTDDGDVWWEGMEGEPAHATSWKKRDWTPDSDEPAAHPNSRYCTPMSQCPILAPEWDDPKGVPISAILFGGRRATTVPLVNEARDWQHGVFMGTTMSSEKTAAAAGKVGEVRRDPMAMLPFIGYHAGDYFNHWVQLGKNADGAKLPKIYYVNWFRRGDDRRILWPGFGENSRVLKWIIERIEGTASATETPIGFVPTADDLDLDGVKEPREDIEEALTVDVDEWRQEIPMIEEWFAKIGDKVPSTMHDELAALKQRLA, encoded by the coding sequence ATGACTGCAGTAGCCATCCCCGGACTGAGCAGCGCGCCGACCACGCACAGCCGCGTGCTGTCGTGGGTCCGGGAGGTCGCTGAGCTGACCACCCCCGACCGAGTGGTGTGGGTGGACGGCTCCGAGGCTGAAGCCGCGCGCCTCAACGCCGAACTCGTCGAAGCCGGGACGTTCGTGCCGCTGAAGTCGAAGCCCAACTCGTACTGGGCGGCCTCCGACCCGACCGACGTGGCGCGGGTCGAGGAGCGCACCTTCATCTGTTCGCAGGACGAGGCCGACGCCGGCCCGACCAACAACTGGATGCACCCGGACGAGATGAAGGCGACCATGACCGAGCTCTACCGGGGCTGCATGCGTGGTCGGACGATGTACGTCATCCCGTTCTGCATGGGGCCGCTCGGGGACGACAAGCCGAAGCTGGGGATCGAGATCACCGACTTCGCCTACGTGGTCGCCTCGATGCGGGTGATGACCCGGATGGGCGCGGCGGCGCTGGAGAAGTTCGTCGACGACGACGGCAACGAGCGCGAGTTCGTGCCCGCACTGCACTCGGTCGGTGCGCCGCTGGAGCCGGGCGAGCAGGACGTGCCGTGGCCGTGCAACGACACGAAGTACATCACGCACTTCCCCGAGGAGCGGATGATCTGGAGCTACGGCTCCGGCTACGGTGGCAACTCGCTGCTCGGCAAGAAGTGCTACTCGCTGCGGATCGCCTCGGTGATGGCAAGGGACGAGGGCTGGCTCGCCGAGCACATGCTGATCCTCAAGCTGATCTCCCCGGAGAACAAGGCCTACTACATCGCCGCGGCCTTCCCCAGCGCCTGCGGCAAGACCAACCTGGCGATGCTGCAACCGACCGTCCCCGGCTGGCGGGTGGAGACCCTCGGCGACGACATCGCCTGGATGCGGTTCGGCGAGGACGGCAGGCTCTACGCGGTGAACCCGGAGGCCGGGTTCTTCGGCGTCGCGCCGGGCACCAACTGGCACACCAACCCGAACGCGATGCGCACCATCGACCAGGGCAACTCGGTGTTCACCAACGTCGCGCTCACCGATGATGGCGACGTGTGGTGGGAAGGCATGGAGGGCGAGCCCGCGCACGCGACCTCCTGGAAGAAGCGGGACTGGACCCCGGACTCCGACGAGCCCGCCGCGCACCCGAACTCGCGGTACTGCACACCGATGTCGCAGTGCCCGATCCTGGCGCCGGAGTGGGACGACCCGAAGGGCGTGCCGATCTCGGCGATCCTGTTCGGCGGCCGCCGCGCCACCACCGTGCCGCTGGTGAACGAGGCACGGGACTGGCAGCACGGGGTGTTCATGGGCACCACCATGTCCTCGGAGAAGACCGCGGCCGCCGCGGGCAAGGTCGGCGAGGTGCGCCGGGACCCGATGGCGATGCTGCCGTTCATCGGCTATCACGCCGGTGACTACTTCAACCACTGGGTGCAGCTCGGCAAGAACGCCGACGGCGCCAAGCTGCCGAAGATCTACTACGTGAACTGGTTCCGTCGCGGGGACGACCGGCGCATCCTGTGGCCGGGATTCGGCGAGAACTCCCGCGTGCTGAAGTGGATCATCGAGCGGATCGAGGGCACCGCGAGCGCCACCGAGACGCCGATCGGCTTCGTGCCCACCGCGGACGACCTGGACCTGGACGGGGTCAAGGAGCCGCGGGAGGACATCGAGGAAGCGCTCACCGTCGACGTGGACGAGTGGCGCCAGGAGATCCCGATGATCGAGGAGTGGTTCGCCAAGATCGGCGACAAGGTGCCGTCCACCATGCACGACGAGCTGGCCGCCCTCAAGCAGCGCCTCGCCTGA
- a CDS encoding helix-turn-helix domain-containing protein: protein MVRVPLTDQERERGLRLGAVLREARGKRSMVEVADQAGISVETLRKIETGRIPTPAFFTVAAVADAVGLPLDGLRSAVDNQGAVLAP, encoded by the coding sequence ATGGTGCGAGTCCCGTTGACCGACCAGGAACGCGAGCGCGGCCTGCGGCTGGGTGCGGTCCTACGCGAGGCGCGCGGCAAGCGGAGCATGGTCGAGGTCGCGGACCAGGCGGGGATCTCGGTGGAGACCCTGCGCAAGATCGAGACCGGTCGCATCCCGACGCCCGCCTTCTTCACCGTCGCCGCGGTGGCCGACGCGGTCGGCCTGCCCCTGGACGGCCTGCGCTCGGCTGTGGACAACCAGGGGGCCGTACTGGCGCCCTGA